A single region of the Lactobacillus xylocopicola genome encodes:
- the ftsH gene encoding ATP-dependent zinc metalloprotease FtsH — protein MKNNRNRLFSNGLFYIVVFLVLIGGINWALGGNDNSGRSENISYSEFVKDLRQGKVKNFNVQPANGIYTVSGSYRQAQESQSKSKNSFDFFGGKTQSKVERFSTTMLQNDASVSDVQGLAEKSNTKMTTQGESQSGNWISTVVLLIPTVLFIVMLWMMISQSSGGGRGGNGGGIMNFGRSHVKPEDPKKNKVRFSDVAGEEEEKQELVEVVEFLKNPAKFTKLGAKIPSGVLLEGPPGTGKTLLARAVAGEANVPFFSISGSDFVEMFVGVGASRVRDLFTNAKKSAPSIIFIDEIDAIGRRRGGNAAGGGNDEREQTLNQLLVEMDGFQGNEGVIVIAATNRSDVLDPALLRPGRFDRKVLVGSPDVRGREAILRVHAKNMPLAADVDLKEIARQTPGFVGADLANLLNEAALLAARRDGSKIAAADLDEAEDRVIAGPAKKNSLISKKERRRVAFHEAGHSICGLVLSDSRTVRKVTIVPHGRTGGYNLMLPKDDEFLLTKKQLMEQIVGLMGGRAGEEVVVGDQSTGASNDFEQATQIAHSMVVNYGMTDSLGMVELEKEGESNPYGFKPYSEATAAKIDEAVKKLLDEAHTKAVEIVENNREKHQIIAEALLKYETLDEKQIMSLYQTGKMPEKAEQEYPSESKASTYEEAKAAAEKKATTANSVEAQELRDQDAATAEKAETPLEKNLKTEENNPENPEKPARPHRSANSSSGKTTSAQSDAKHSETESDSNQDDDQ, from the coding sequence ATGAAGAATAACCGGAATCGGCTGTTTTCAAATGGCTTATTCTATATAGTTGTTTTCCTTGTCTTAATTGGCGGAATCAACTGGGCACTCGGCGGAAATGATAATTCTGGCCGCAGCGAGAATATTAGCTACTCAGAATTTGTGAAAGATTTGCGCCAAGGCAAAGTTAAGAATTTCAATGTTCAGCCTGCCAATGGCATCTATACTGTGTCAGGTAGCTATCGCCAGGCACAAGAAAGCCAAAGTAAGTCAAAGAATAGTTTTGACTTCTTTGGTGGTAAGACACAATCTAAGGTAGAACGTTTTTCAACTACAATGCTGCAAAATGATGCGAGTGTGTCTGATGTACAGGGTTTAGCTGAAAAAAGCAATACTAAGATGACCACTCAAGGAGAGTCGCAGTCGGGCAACTGGATTTCAACTGTGGTACTGCTTATTCCGACCGTGCTCTTTATCGTCATGCTCTGGATGATGATTAGCCAGAGCAGTGGCGGTGGTCGTGGTGGTAATGGCGGCGGCATTATGAATTTTGGCCGTTCGCATGTGAAGCCAGAAGATCCTAAGAAGAACAAGGTTCGTTTCTCGGATGTTGCTGGTGAAGAGGAAGAAAAGCAGGAGTTAGTCGAAGTTGTCGAGTTTTTAAAGAATCCGGCCAAGTTTACTAAGCTCGGGGCTAAGATTCCATCCGGGGTTCTACTTGAAGGCCCTCCAGGAACTGGTAAGACATTGCTTGCGCGTGCTGTTGCAGGTGAAGCTAATGTACCGTTCTTCTCAATTTCAGGTTCCGATTTCGTTGAAATGTTCGTCGGTGTTGGTGCCAGCCGTGTGCGTGACCTGTTTACTAATGCCAAAAAGAGTGCACCAAGTATTATCTTTATTGATGAAATCGATGCAATTGGTCGGCGTCGGGGTGGTAATGCCGCTGGTGGTGGTAATGATGAACGTGAGCAAACTCTGAACCAATTACTGGTTGAAATGGATGGTTTCCAAGGTAACGAAGGTGTAATCGTCATTGCAGCTACCAACCGTTCTGATGTTCTAGATCCAGCTTTACTGCGTCCAGGTCGCTTTGATCGAAAGGTCTTAGTTGGTAGTCCAGATGTTCGGGGACGGGAAGCGATTTTACGGGTCCATGCCAAAAATATGCCGTTGGCGGCTGACGTTGATCTAAAAGAAATTGCCCGTCAGACTCCAGGATTTGTTGGAGCTGACCTAGCTAACTTGTTGAACGAGGCGGCTTTGCTAGCAGCCCGGCGTGATGGATCGAAGATTGCAGCTGCTGACCTAGACGAGGCTGAAGATCGGGTAATCGCTGGTCCAGCCAAGAAGAACAGCTTGATTTCAAAGAAGGAAAGGCGCCGGGTCGCCTTCCACGAAGCAGGTCACTCGATCTGTGGGTTGGTACTAAGCGATTCACGGACGGTTCGCAAGGTGACAATTGTGCCTCACGGGCGTACTGGTGGCTACAACTTAATGTTGCCTAAAGATGACGAATTTTTGTTAACTAAAAAGCAGTTAATGGAACAAATTGTCGGTCTGATGGGTGGCCGCGCCGGTGAAGAAGTAGTGGTTGGCGACCAGTCAACTGGTGCTTCTAACGACTTTGAGCAGGCAACGCAGATTGCTCATAGCATGGTAGTAAATTATGGTATGACTGATTCCTTGGGCATGGTTGAACTTGAAAAAGAGGGTGAGTCCAATCCTTATGGTTTTAAGCCATACAGTGAGGCAACTGCCGCGAAGATTGACGAAGCCGTTAAAAAATTGCTTGACGAGGCCCACACCAAGGCCGTTGAAATTGTTGAAAATAATCGTGAAAAACATCAGATTATCGCAGAAGCCTTGCTGAAGTATGAAACTCTAGATGAAAAGCAGATTATGTCGCTTTACCAAACTGGTAAGATGCCAGAAAAAGCAGAGCAAGAATATCCAAGTGAGTCTAAAGCTTCAACTTATGAAGAGGCTAAGGCAGCTGCTGAGAAGAAAGCTACTACAGCAAATTCTGTAGAAGCACAAGAACTTAGAGATCAGGATGCGGCTACTGCTGAAAAGGCTGAAACACCTTTAGAGAAGAATCTAAAGACCGAAGAAAATAATCCGGAAAATCCAGAAAAACCTGCACGTCCTCACAGATCTGCAAATAGCTCTTCCGGCAAAACCACTTCTGCTCAGTCTGATGCTAAGCACAGTGAAACAGAATCTGATTCTAACCAAGATGACGATCAGTAA
- the tilS gene encoding tRNA lysidine(34) synthetase TilS yields MQIEGFFKGSAIPLSDKTLVVATSGGPDSMALLDLLNQLKQKYHFQLLAAHFDHQLRPTSHCESATLAKYSQDKGIKVVDGIWPQRLHPDSGLEAAARLARYQFLDQVMEQNGGDYLLTAHHLDDLVENILLKFIRSGNPSEMNSLKAIGRMHGKLLLRPLLTVTKTDLLNYDRENKIPFVEDESNQEDDTQRNRLRHHIIPLLKQENPQLTQSALRFSKQVDLMTSQVAQSYASLPQPTSFLAVALRLPQSALAHLSADQQTGYWQYFIWQNWHRRVNDHLTGFELLTYQGYFYLLKQRPTFTIAPAAIELGHEFSYGQRRFILVKQARTGGHLLGQFVAPRAAAFKVGPLKQGQRLLLKNGHHVKSKKKFAQAGIPNALRPYCLAIYADQQVVFVEETYRNQQAAAGLAEYYLYVEN; encoded by the coding sequence ATGCAAATTGAAGGTTTTTTTAAAGGCAGTGCAATCCCCCTATCAGATAAAACGCTGGTAGTTGCGACCAGTGGTGGTCCCGATTCAATGGCCTTACTTGACCTGCTCAATCAGCTAAAGCAAAAGTATCATTTTCAGCTGCTGGCCGCCCATTTCGACCATCAATTGAGACCCACTTCGCACTGCGAAAGCGCGACGCTGGCTAAGTATAGCCAGGATAAAGGAATCAAGGTTGTAGATGGCATCTGGCCCCAGCGCTTGCACCCAGATTCTGGACTTGAAGCAGCGGCTCGGCTGGCCCGCTATCAGTTTTTAGACCAGGTAATGGAGCAAAATGGTGGCGATTATTTGTTGACTGCACACCATCTCGACGACCTGGTTGAGAATATTTTGCTGAAGTTCATTCGCTCAGGTAATCCTAGTGAAATGAACAGTCTTAAAGCCATTGGCAGAATGCATGGCAAGTTATTGTTGCGGCCGCTTTTGACGGTTACTAAAACTGATCTGCTGAATTACGACCGGGAGAATAAGATTCCCTTTGTTGAAGATGAGTCTAATCAAGAAGATGACACGCAGCGCAATCGACTGCGCCATCATATTATTCCATTACTAAAGCAGGAAAATCCTCAGCTCACGCAGAGTGCCTTGCGCTTCAGCAAGCAGGTTGATTTAATGACCAGCCAAGTTGCACAGTCTTATGCCTCTTTGCCTCAGCCTACAAGTTTTCTGGCGGTGGCGTTGCGGTTGCCTCAAAGCGCGTTAGCGCATTTATCAGCTGACCAGCAAACCGGATACTGGCAGTACTTTATTTGGCAGAACTGGCACCGCCGAGTCAATGACCATTTAACTGGCTTTGAGCTGTTAACTTATCAGGGATACTTTTACCTGCTTAAACAGCGACCAACCTTCACGATTGCGCCGGCTGCAATTGAATTAGGGCACGAATTCTCCTATGGCCAGCGCCGTTTCATCCTTGTAAAGCAGGCCCGCACAGGCGGCCACTTGCTGGGCCAGTTTGTTGCCCCGCGTGCGGCGGCTTTCAAGGTTGGTCCGCTAAAACAGGGACAAAGACTACTGTTAAAGAATGGCCACCATGTCAAAAGCAAAAAGAAGTTCGCTCAAGCTGGGATACCCAACGCTTTGCGACCATACTGTTTGGCGATTTATGCCGACCAGCAAGTGGTCTTTGTGGAAGAGACATATCGTAATCAGCAGGCCGCTGCCGGTTTAGCAGAATATTACCTATATGTTGAGAATTAA
- a CDS encoding S1 RNA-binding domain-containing protein: MRYQVGQRLTGVVNNVSDLGVFLTLAHNKSGLIHYSDFGDNWPRERRRYQVGQTLRVVVSQINRGKIGLSRMRVNDPALIDPTNQFTQITAVNFLPTLSHTVESAQVEIKKLEQELTKYAN, from the coding sequence ATGAGATATCAAGTTGGACAACGTCTTACTGGCGTCGTGAACAATGTTAGTGATTTGGGTGTTTTTTTAACGTTAGCCCATAATAAATCTGGCTTGATTCACTATAGTGACTTTGGTGATAATTGGCCCCGTGAGCGCCGTCGATATCAAGTTGGGCAGACTTTGCGCGTGGTGGTAAGCCAGATTAATCGCGGCAAAATAGGCTTGTCGCGAATGCGGGTCAATGATCCGGCCCTAATCGATCCTACTAACCAGTTTACGCAGATAACTGCGGTGAACTTTTTGCCGACGTTATCTCATACGGTAGAGAGCGCTCAAGTTGAAATTAAAAAACTAGAACAAGAACTGACTAAATATGCAAATTGA
- a CDS encoding septum formation initiator family protein gives MMKGPRIYNSLSPEERMTRLRNKKEKRAKEVHRVRRNRIIAGFALLFIFLGCQIVYAQRQTNQINEQVQASKQSLKQINDQKRTLSAKRDDLKDPDYVAKLVRSKFLYSKPNEVVYNLPEGKNNN, from the coding sequence ATCATGAAAGGACCACGTATCTATAACTCGCTTAGCCCGGAAGAACGGATGACGCGTTTAAGAAATAAAAAAGAAAAAAGAGCCAAAGAAGTACACCGGGTTCGGCGTAATCGTATTATCGCGGGTTTTGCGCTTTTGTTTATTTTTTTAGGTTGCCAAATTGTCTATGCACAACGGCAGACCAACCAGATTAATGAGCAAGTACAGGCTTCTAAACAGTCACTCAAGCAGATTAACGACCAAAAACGCACTTTGTCCGCTAAGCGTGATGACCTTAAAGATCCAGATTATGTTGCTAAGTTAGTGCGCTCTAAGTTCTTATATTCCAAGCCTAACGAGGTGGTCTATAATCTACCCGAGGGAAAAAATAACAATTAA
- a CDS encoding RNA-binding S4 domain-containing protein has protein sequence MRIDKFLKVSRLVKRRPIAKEMADQGRIKVNDRVVKSSYEIKVGDVIEVGYGSRQVKARVCEVRETTKKAEASELYELID, from the coding sequence ATGAGAATCGATAAATTTTTAAAAGTATCCCGTTTAGTTAAACGCCGGCCAATCGCTAAAGAAATGGCTGATCAGGGCCGCATTAAGGTGAACGACCGGGTAGTTAAGTCCAGCTATGAAATCAAGGTGGGCGATGTGATTGAGGTTGGCTATGGCTCTCGGCAAGTTAAGGCCAGAGTTTGTGAAGTGCGTGAAACCACCAAAAAGGCCGAGGCCAGTGAATTATATGAATTAATTGACTAA